The Verrucomicrobium spinosum DSM 4136 = JCM 18804 genome includes a region encoding these proteins:
- the rpsF gene encoding 30S ribosomal protein S6 produces MSRKYEAMIVLDMKGKEENVETLVSQLGREFEQNGAKLEQVDNLGKKKFPYAPRHVESGYYINFHFEAAPEAINGLQTKLKLNENIYQQYFQRR; encoded by the coding sequence ATGAGCCGCAAATACGAAGCGATGATTGTCCTCGACATGAAGGGCAAAGAGGAAAACGTCGAGACCCTGGTCAGCCAGCTGGGCCGCGAGTTCGAACAAAACGGTGCCAAGCTCGAGCAGGTGGACAACCTCGGGAAGAAGAAGTTCCCCTATGCCCCGCGTCACGTGGAGTCCGGCTACTACATCAACTTCCACTTTGAAGCCGCTCCTGAAGCCATCAACGGCCTCCAGACGAAGCTCAAGCTCAACGAGAACATCTATCAGCAGTACTTCCAGCGCCGCTAA
- a CDS encoding O-antigen ligase family protein yields the protein MAARFITAVIVGLFLLGLLLTGVLGTETRLLFYWPACVALGLAAVGASLRWRWRLKFAPADVCLASVLVLAVYFVGRQLTSPVVTHAREDLFILLGCLVTYTLSATVLSHPGARLWVLGVLLFTTLGNLVVGFIHFSGRWSFHVVPSYMRAFGEEQRIGGFYNNPNHLAAFLTMMSLVLAGMALFGRGGAARKLLLGFVALSAAIGVALTVSRGALVGLAAGGVVLAALSLFILWKTYPHLVGKLLVATAVVLAMGGMVLFGVFSEQLQRRFGMSAFSEGEPRMQIWKAALEQHQTHPLIGAGARMFYEGCVTYRQAIAPLWLQEAEFVHNEWLQTLADYGWVGLGLVIAVLGIHLRNVAGFLRWFVTDKFDRTATVMSNGLGLAVGAAAAIVATMAHAGFEFHFHVAAPALLAAYLLGVLANPGFSPEGWKPLRVPGCRPLLKFALFAAGAVMLFGSWKYGRAEFYAEKASLLEKDKSPEVTMERLDWLTRAAELDPENGDYWYQRGLVRLETAAGQPETLAKSLLKRGAEDLDRAHRLNPYSMYPSLALADAYDALDEPTRAVQAIDDALRVAPLYEMPRLAYALHLHRQRRWAEAEEAYFWADQAAAGRTGEAHPFYLRMLKDAAAAP from the coding sequence ATGGCCGCACGATTCATCACTGCCGTCATCGTCGGGCTCTTCCTGCTGGGCCTGCTGCTGACGGGCGTGCTGGGCACAGAGACGCGGTTGCTCTTCTACTGGCCTGCCTGCGTGGCACTGGGGCTTGCGGCCGTGGGGGCGTCACTAAGATGGCGCTGGCGGCTGAAGTTTGCGCCCGCGGACGTCTGCCTGGCGTCAGTGCTGGTGCTGGCGGTCTATTTTGTCGGTCGGCAGCTGACATCGCCCGTGGTGACTCATGCGCGGGAGGATCTCTTCATCCTGCTGGGCTGTCTGGTCACCTACACGCTCTCGGCCACGGTGTTGAGCCATCCTGGAGCGAGGCTGTGGGTTCTAGGAGTATTGCTTTTCACCACGCTGGGAAATCTGGTGGTGGGCTTCATTCATTTCTCGGGCCGGTGGTCGTTTCACGTGGTGCCCAGCTACATGCGTGCCTTCGGCGAGGAGCAACGCATCGGCGGATTTTACAACAACCCCAACCACCTTGCGGCCTTCCTGACGATGATGTCCCTGGTGCTGGCCGGGATGGCGTTGTTCGGCCGTGGAGGGGCGGCCAGGAAGCTGCTCCTGGGATTTGTCGCCCTGTCGGCCGCGATTGGCGTGGCGCTGACGGTCAGCCGGGGTGCCCTGGTGGGACTGGCCGCCGGCGGGGTGGTGCTGGCGGCGTTGAGCCTTTTCATCTTGTGGAAGACCTACCCGCATCTGGTCGGGAAGCTGCTGGTCGCGACGGCGGTGGTGCTGGCCATGGGGGGCATGGTGCTCTTTGGCGTGTTCTCAGAGCAGTTGCAGCGTCGCTTTGGCATGTCGGCGTTTTCTGAGGGGGAGCCCCGCATGCAGATCTGGAAGGCGGCGCTGGAGCAGCATCAGACGCATCCCCTGATCGGCGCGGGAGCCCGCATGTTCTATGAAGGGTGCGTGACCTACCGCCAGGCCATCGCGCCCCTCTGGCTCCAGGAGGCGGAGTTTGTACACAATGAATGGCTGCAGACACTGGCGGACTACGGCTGGGTGGGGCTGGGGCTGGTGATCGCGGTTCTAGGCATTCACCTGCGCAATGTGGCCGGATTCCTCCGGTGGTTCGTCACAGACAAGTTCGACCGCACCGCCACGGTCATGAGCAACGGGCTCGGACTCGCCGTCGGTGCCGCGGCTGCCATTGTGGCCACCATGGCGCATGCAGGGTTTGAGTTTCACTTTCACGTGGCGGCACCGGCCCTGCTTGCTGCCTATCTGCTGGGGGTGCTGGCCAATCCGGGATTCTCTCCCGAGGGGTGGAAGCCGTTGCGCGTGCCCGGGTGCCGGCCGTTGTTGAAGTTCGCGCTCTTCGCCGCCGGAGCGGTCATGCTCTTCGGTTCATGGAAATATGGCCGTGCCGAATTCTACGCGGAAAAGGCCTCGCTGCTTGAGAAGGACAAGAGCCCGGAGGTGACGATGGAGCGGCTCGACTGGCTGACCCGTGCGGCAGAGCTCGATCCTGAGAACGGAGACTACTGGTACCAGCGCGGTCTGGTGCGGCTTGAGACTGCGGCTGGCCAGCCCGAGACCCTGGCGAAGAGTCTGTTGAAAAGAGGGGCAGAGGACCTGGATCGTGCGCACCGCCTCAATCCCTATAGCATGTACCCTTCCCTGGCGCTGGCCGACGCGTACGACGCCCTTGATGAACCCACGCGGGCAGTGCAGGCCATTGATGATGCGCTCCGCGTCGCGCCGCTGTATGAGATGCCCCGGCTGGCCTATGCCCTTCATCTGCACCGCCAGCGGCGCTGGGCAGAGGCGGAGGAGGCCTACTTCTGGGCGGATCAGGCGGCAGCCGGACGGACAGGGGAGGCGCACCCGTTTTACTTGAGGATGCTCAAGGACGCTGCCGCAGCCCCGTAG
- a CDS encoding 50S ribosomal protein L25, whose translation MAKILDLQAKVRTAEGTSAVKRLRKAGSIPAVIYGKKHSNAKVEVNSKTFTAIIEHSASDNILVNLKIDGEANDALALVQEVQHDYLRGGILHVDFHAVAADEDIHAAVPVVLSGIEAAEKKGGKLEFVLHSLEVHCLPKDLPESIALDVSYLNVGEATHVSELALPEGVSSKLEGDVVVAILKEPLVAEEAPAPAADAKAPAKGKGAPAAKAAAPAAKPAGKK comes from the coding sequence ATGGCCAAAATTCTCGATTTGCAAGCCAAGGTGCGCACCGCCGAAGGCACCAGTGCCGTCAAGCGCCTGCGCAAGGCCGGCAGCATCCCTGCCGTCATCTATGGCAAGAAGCACTCGAACGCCAAGGTCGAAGTGAACAGCAAGACGTTCACCGCCATCATCGAGCACAGCGCCTCCGACAACATCCTCGTCAACCTGAAGATCGACGGTGAAGCCAATGACGCTCTCGCCCTGGTTCAGGAAGTGCAGCACGACTACCTTCGTGGTGGCATCCTTCACGTTGATTTCCACGCGGTGGCCGCTGATGAAGACATTCACGCCGCCGTGCCGGTGGTGCTTAGCGGTATTGAAGCTGCTGAGAAAAAAGGCGGCAAGCTCGAGTTCGTGCTTCACAGCCTCGAAGTGCATTGCCTTCCCAAGGATCTTCCTGAGTCCATCGCTCTTGACGTGTCCTATCTGAACGTCGGCGAAGCCACTCACGTTAGCGAGCTCGCTCTTCCTGAAGGCGTCTCCTCCAAGCTGGAAGGCGACGTGGTCGTGGCCATCTTGAAAGAGCCTCTCGTGGCTGAAGAAGCTCCCGCTCCTGCCGCTGACGCCAAGGCTCCTGCCAAAGGCAAGGGTGCCCCGGCAGCCAAGGCCGCCGCTCCGGCTGCAAAGCCCGCCGGCAAGAAGTAA
- a CDS encoding single-stranded DNA-binding protein, with amino-acid sequence MASYNKVMLMGNLTRDPEVRYTPKGSAVADLAIAVNRVYTAENGEKREEVTYVDVVLWARLAELAGQYLHKGRPVFIEGRLQMDQWEDKQTGQKRSRLRVVGEVMQFLDSKREGGMDDAGQGGGASSSGPSGGGGGGGYQQRPPQQARGGGGGGYGGGGGGGSYGARPPQGGNRPAPANSEDFGDGPITDGLEDDDIPF; translated from the coding sequence ATGGCTTCGTACAACAAAGTGATGCTCATGGGGAATCTCACGCGAGATCCCGAAGTCCGGTACACCCCCAAAGGCAGCGCTGTGGCTGATTTGGCGATCGCGGTGAACCGTGTGTACACGGCCGAGAATGGCGAAAAGCGTGAGGAAGTGACCTACGTGGACGTGGTACTGTGGGCCCGATTGGCGGAGTTGGCCGGTCAGTACCTGCACAAAGGCCGTCCGGTCTTCATTGAAGGCCGTCTTCAGATGGACCAGTGGGAAGACAAGCAGACTGGCCAGAAGCGCAGCCGACTGCGCGTGGTGGGCGAGGTGATGCAGTTCCTCGACAGCAAGCGCGAAGGCGGCATGGATGACGCCGGCCAGGGTGGCGGCGCAAGCAGCAGCGGTCCCAGCGGCGGCGGCGGTGGCGGTGGCTACCAGCAGCGTCCCCCGCAGCAAGCCCGTGGTGGTGGTGGTGGTGGTTACGGCGGCGGTGGTGGTGGCGGCAGCTATGGTGCCCGCCCGCCGCAGGGCGGCAATCGTCCGGCTCCCGCAAACAGCGAAGACTTCGGCGACGGTCCGATCACGGACGGCCTGGAAGACGATGACATCCCGTTTTGA
- a CDS encoding ribose-phosphate diphosphokinase, with protein MNNKLRILSGTAHPALSQAIADNLGVPLGSAVVETFPDGETFVQINENIRGRDVFIVQPTCPPANQNLMELLIMVDAVRRASAHRITAVLPFFGYARQDRKDRPRVPITAKLVANLLVAAGVNRVLTMDLHAGQIQGFFDIPVDHLYASPVLIKAIRERGLEDIVVVSPDVGGLKMSHAYAKALGAPFAIVAKNRISAEEVEALSVIGDVKDRNVLLVDDLTESAGTLTAAARLLAEKGAKNIYAGVSHGVLSEKGHERLKNSPIIELFSTDSVPQAHGNKVTVLSVAPLLGEAIKRIHSDESVTSLFDIRG; from the coding sequence ATGAACAACAAGCTCCGAATCCTCAGCGGTACTGCCCATCCTGCCTTGTCCCAAGCCATCGCGGACAACCTGGGGGTGCCCTTGGGTTCAGCAGTGGTTGAGACCTTCCCGGACGGCGAGACCTTCGTGCAGATCAACGAGAACATTCGTGGGCGTGACGTCTTCATCGTGCAGCCGACCTGCCCACCGGCCAACCAGAACCTGATGGAGCTGCTCATCATGGTGGATGCCGTCCGCCGCGCCAGTGCGCACCGCATCACCGCCGTGCTGCCGTTCTTCGGCTATGCCCGTCAGGACCGCAAGGACCGCCCCCGTGTGCCCATCACCGCCAAGCTGGTGGCCAACCTGCTGGTGGCTGCCGGGGTGAACCGCGTGCTCACCATGGACCTGCACGCTGGCCAGATTCAGGGCTTCTTCGACATCCCGGTGGATCATCTGTACGCTTCCCCTGTGCTCATCAAGGCCATCCGCGAGCGGGGCTTGGAGGACATCGTCGTCGTATCACCCGACGTTGGCGGTTTGAAGATGTCCCACGCTTATGCGAAGGCCCTGGGCGCTCCGTTTGCCATTGTCGCCAAGAATCGCATCAGCGCTGAAGAAGTGGAGGCTCTGAGCGTGATCGGCGATGTGAAGGATCGCAATGTTCTGCTCGTGGATGACCTTACGGAATCCGCCGGCACCCTCACTGCGGCGGCCCGGTTGCTGGCGGAGAAAGGGGCCAAGAACATCTACGCGGGCGTTTCCCACGGCGTCCTGAGTGAAAAAGGGCACGAGCGCCTGAAAAATTCACCGATTATCGAGCTCTTTTCCACGGATTCCGTTCCGCAGGCACATGGCAATAAAGTCACCGTATTGAGTGTGGCACCTCTGCTGGGCGAGGCGATTAAACGCATCCATTCGGATGAGTCGGTGACGTCACTCTTTGACATCAGGGGTTGA
- the pth gene encoding aminoacyl-tRNA hydrolase — MSGGGQKLLIRPRLIVGLGNPGREYADTRHNIGFMVVDALAGQFSASWGHEKRWDCALAKFSGGWLLKPFTYMNASGEAVSSVCRFYKIQPEEVLAVYDDVDLSLGSMRFRMNGRPAGHNGVRSLISHLGTEEFPRLKVGIAGEQGRPAGDRMVGHVLGRFSEAEQPLVQTAVSRAVEAVRSALNTGLENAMNLYNRKESTTNQTTPKP; from the coding sequence GTGTCCGGGGGTGGCCAAAAATTGTTGATACGGCCGAGATTGATTGTCGGCTTAGGCAACCCCGGACGCGAGTACGCCGATACGCGCCACAACATTGGATTCATGGTCGTGGACGCGCTCGCCGGTCAATTCTCCGCCTCTTGGGGGCACGAGAAGCGCTGGGATTGTGCCCTCGCCAAGTTTTCGGGTGGGTGGCTGCTCAAGCCATTCACTTATATGAATGCCAGCGGCGAGGCGGTGTCATCCGTCTGCCGCTTTTACAAGATTCAGCCGGAGGAGGTGCTCGCCGTCTATGACGACGTGGATCTGTCCCTCGGCTCGATGCGTTTCCGGATGAACGGCCGACCAGCCGGTCACAACGGTGTCAGATCTCTGATTTCCCATCTCGGCACGGAGGAGTTTCCCCGGTTGAAGGTGGGGATTGCCGGGGAGCAGGGCCGTCCCGCGGGTGACCGCATGGTGGGCCATGTGCTGGGTCGCTTCAGCGAGGCTGAGCAGCCCCTGGTGCAGACCGCCGTGAGCCGGGCCGTGGAGGCCGTGCGCTCCGCGCTCAACACCGGCCTGGAAAACGCGATGAATCTCTACAACCGCAAAGAATCAACCACGAACCAAACTACGCCAAAACCATGA
- a CDS encoding glycosyltransferase family 4 protein, translating into MSKPLRILIIVENLPVPLDRRVWQEACALRDAGHDVTVICPQMRGYTTPEEILDGIQIYRHWITEEAKGIKGFLGEYASALWGELGCALKAWRRKGFDVVHLCNPPDLLFLVALPFKLIGGVKVIFDVHDLWPEMFEAKFGRRGLLYWAVRMAERCTLAVADVVMATNQSVLAAVKRRGGKKDDEVFVVRTAPNRLNTSLPADEGLRKGRKHLVGYIGVMGNADGVNYLVDAARYIVQDRRRNDVQFLLMGSGPEHADLVKQRDALGLQDHVDMPGRVSNEFLFTGLKTMDLGVACDPINDYNDHCTMNKTLEYMAFGKAQVMFGTREGRYSAGGAARYVMENSAERLGDAILEMLDDPVESAQLGRIGYDRLTRELSWEKSVEQLLAAYERALQP; encoded by the coding sequence ATGTCGAAGCCCCTGCGCATCCTCATCATTGTCGAGAACCTGCCGGTGCCTCTGGATCGACGGGTGTGGCAGGAGGCCTGCGCGTTGCGGGATGCCGGGCACGATGTCACGGTGATCTGTCCGCAGATGCGGGGCTACACCACGCCGGAGGAGATCCTGGATGGCATCCAGATCTACCGGCACTGGATCACCGAGGAGGCCAAGGGCATCAAGGGGTTCCTGGGAGAGTACGCCAGTGCGTTGTGGGGTGAGCTGGGCTGCGCGCTCAAGGCCTGGCGTCGCAAAGGGTTCGATGTGGTGCATCTGTGCAATCCGCCTGATCTGCTGTTTCTGGTAGCCCTGCCCTTCAAGTTGATCGGAGGCGTGAAGGTCATCTTCGATGTGCATGACCTTTGGCCTGAGATGTTCGAGGCCAAGTTTGGCCGGCGGGGGCTGCTCTACTGGGCGGTCCGAATGGCGGAGCGCTGTACTCTGGCTGTCGCGGATGTGGTCATGGCCACGAACCAGAGCGTGCTGGCGGCAGTGAAGCGGCGTGGCGGGAAAAAGGACGACGAGGTCTTTGTGGTCCGCACCGCGCCGAACCGTCTCAACACCTCGCTTCCCGCTGACGAGGGCCTCAGGAAGGGGCGCAAGCATCTGGTCGGATACATCGGGGTGATGGGCAATGCCGATGGCGTGAACTATCTGGTGGATGCCGCCCGCTACATCGTGCAGGACCGCAGGCGGAATGACGTGCAGTTCCTGCTGATGGGGTCTGGCCCCGAGCATGCGGATTTGGTGAAACAACGCGACGCGCTGGGCCTGCAGGATCATGTGGACATGCCGGGGCGGGTCAGCAACGAGTTCCTTTTCACCGGGCTGAAGACGATGGACCTGGGCGTGGCGTGTGATCCCATCAACGACTACAACGACCATTGCACCATGAACAAGACGCTGGAGTACATGGCGTTTGGCAAGGCGCAGGTCATGTTCGGCACGCGGGAGGGGCGTTATTCCGCCGGAGGGGCGGCCCGCTACGTGATGGAGAACTCCGCGGAGCGTCTGGGGGATGCGATCCTGGAGATGCTGGACGATCCTGTTGAGAGCGCACAACTGGGGCGCATCGGCTACGACCGTCTGACCCGGGAGCTGAGCTGGGAGAAGTCCGTCGAGCAGTTGCTGGCGGCCTATGAGCGGGCGCTGCAGCCCTGA